One Rhinoderma darwinii isolate aRhiDar2 chromosome 6, aRhiDar2.hap1, whole genome shotgun sequence DNA window includes the following coding sequences:
- the CDK5R2 gene encoding cyclin-dependent kinase 5 activator 2: protein MGTVLSLSPAPGKAGPLDDKKPEPPGVGGGYLAIPNSKNGGSKPEKSLKRHSVLISALTWKRLVAASAKKKNAKKINPNPGPINGPLLPNNNNNNPVEQLNHENLRKSQVSPGRREPKAVPVPTVPTNSIEGQKIQQQLVAVQKQASGRSLCSPRRVIVQASTGELLRCLGEFVCRRCYKLKELSPGEPTMWFRNVDRSLLLQGWQDQGFITPANLVFVYLLCREAIGDELSSEYELQASFLTCLYLAYSYMGNEISYPLKPFLVETDKEVFWQRCLSIIDRMSAKMLQINSDPHFFTQVFQDLKNEGETRESNGHWTINLDR, encoded by the coding sequence ATGGGCACAGTCCTGTCCCTGTCGCCGGCCCCTGGCAAAGCTGGACCTTTGGATGATAAGAAGCCGGAACCCCCTGGTGTCGGTGGTGGTTATCTGGCCATTCCTAACAGCAAAAATGGAGGCAGCAAACCGGAGAAAAGCTTAAAGAGACATTCGGTGCTCATCTCTGCTCTCACTTGGAAGAGGTTGGTGGCCGCTTCGGCCAAGAAGAAGAATGCCAAGAAAATTAACCCCAACCCCGGACCAATCAATGGCCCGCTGCTCCCCAACAACAACAATAACAACCCAGTGGAGCAACTCAATCACGAGAACCTGCGTAAATCTCAGGTCAGTCCTGGTCGTAGGGAACCCAAAGCTGTCCCTGTTCCTACCGTACCTACTAATTCCATTGAAGGCCAGAAGATCCAGCAACAGCTGGTGGCAGTGCAGAAGCAGGCAAGTGGCCGTTCCCTCTGCTCGCCCCGTAGGGTCATAGTCCAGGCATCCACCGGGGAACTCCTCAGATGTCTCGGAGAATTTGTTTGTCGTCGGTGCTATAAACTGAAGGAGCTgagcccgggagaacccactatgTGGTTCCGAAACGTTGACCGCTCGTTGCTCCTTCAAGGTTGGCAAGACCAAGGCTTCATCACACCTGCCAACCTAGTGTTTGTCTACCTTCTATGTAGGGAGGCCATTGGAGACGAACTGTCCTCTGAGTACGAGCTACAAGCCTCCTTCCTCACTTGCCTCTACTTGGCTTACTCCTACATGGGCAATGAAATTTCCTACCCACTAAAGCCCTTCCTTGTGGAGACTGACAAAGAGGTCTTCTGGCAACGCTGCCTGAGCATCATTGACCGTATGAGTGCCAAAATGCTGCAGATCAACTCTGACCCCCACTTTTTCACACAGGTCTTCCAGGATCTGAAGAATGAAGGAGAAACCAGAGAATCCAATGGCCACTGGACTATAAATTTGGACCGTTAG